A genome region from Populus alba chromosome 3, ASM523922v2, whole genome shotgun sequence includes the following:
- the LOC118054219 gene encoding uncharacterized protein isoform X1, with protein MFKNTFQSGFLSILYSLGSKPLQIWDKEVSNGHIKRLHDEDIQSNVLEIVGSNIQSTYITCPADPGATLGIKLPFLVMIVKNVKKYFTFEIQVLDDKNVRRRFRASNFQTVTRVKPYICTMPLKLDEGWNQIQLNLADFTRRAYGTNYVETLRVQVHANCRLRRIYFSDRLYSEEELPPEFKLYLPVQQKA; from the exons ATGTTTAAAAACACGTTTCAGTCTGGATTTTTGTCGATCCTATACAGTCTTGG GAGCAAACCTTTGCAGATATGGGATAAAGAAG TTTCCAATGGCCATATAAAACGACTGCATGATGAAGACATACAATCCAATGTGCTTGAAATTGTTGGATCGAATATCCAGTCCACATATATTACATGCCCTGCAGACCCTGGAGCGACTCTTGGTATAAAACTCCCATTTTTGGTTATGATTGTGAAGAATGTGAAGAAATATTTCACATTTGAGATTCAGGTGCTGGATGATAAGAATGTCAGGCGGCGTTTCCGAGCTTCCAACTTTCAA ACTGTCACTAGGGTGAAACCATACATCTGCACCATGCCACTGAAGTTGGATGAAGGCTGGAATCAAATCCAATTGAATCTCGCTGATTTTACTAGGAGGGCGTATGGAACCAACTATGTTGAGACTTTAAGAGTTCAGGTTCATGCAAACTGCCGTCTGAGAAGGATATATTTCTCTGATCGCCTATACTCAGAAGAGGAACTTCCACCGGAATTTAAACTCTATCTTCCAGTACAGCAG AAAGCATGA
- the LOC118054219 gene encoding uncharacterized protein isoform X2 has product MSKGYEACLGCAPTTSMRVSNGHIKRLHDEDIQSNVLEIVGSNIQSTYITCPADPGATLGIKLPFLVMIVKNVKKYFTFEIQVLDDKNVRRRFRASNFQTVTRVKPYICTMPLKLDEGWNQIQLNLADFTRRAYGTNYVETLRVQVHANCRLRRIYFSDRLYSEEELPPEFKLYLPVQQKA; this is encoded by the exons ATGTCAAAAGGATACGAGGCATGTTTAGGTTGTGCTCCAACTACAAGTATGAGAG TTTCCAATGGCCATATAAAACGACTGCATGATGAAGACATACAATCCAATGTGCTTGAAATTGTTGGATCGAATATCCAGTCCACATATATTACATGCCCTGCAGACCCTGGAGCGACTCTTGGTATAAAACTCCCATTTTTGGTTATGATTGTGAAGAATGTGAAGAAATATTTCACATTTGAGATTCAGGTGCTGGATGATAAGAATGTCAGGCGGCGTTTCCGAGCTTCCAACTTTCAA ACTGTCACTAGGGTGAAACCATACATCTGCACCATGCCACTGAAGTTGGATGAAGGCTGGAATCAAATCCAATTGAATCTCGCTGATTTTACTAGGAGGGCGTATGGAACCAACTATGTTGAGACTTTAAGAGTTCAGGTTCATGCAAACTGCCGTCTGAGAAGGATATATTTCTCTGATCGCCTATACTCAGAAGAGGAACTTCCACCGGAATTTAAACTCTATCTTCCAGTACAGCAG AAAGCATGA
- the LOC118054219 gene encoding uncharacterized protein isoform X3, whose translation MSKGYEACLGCAPTTISNGHIKRLHDEDIQSNVLEIVGSNIQSTYITCPADPGATLGIKLPFLVMIVKNVKKYFTFEIQVLDDKNVRRRFRASNFQTVTRVKPYICTMPLKLDEGWNQIQLNLADFTRRAYGTNYVETLRVQVHANCRLRRIYFSDRLYSEEELPPEFKLYLPVQQKA comes from the exons ATGTCAAAAGGATACGAGGCATGTTTAGGTTGTGCTCCAACTACAA TTTCCAATGGCCATATAAAACGACTGCATGATGAAGACATACAATCCAATGTGCTTGAAATTGTTGGATCGAATATCCAGTCCACATATATTACATGCCCTGCAGACCCTGGAGCGACTCTTGGTATAAAACTCCCATTTTTGGTTATGATTGTGAAGAATGTGAAGAAATATTTCACATTTGAGATTCAGGTGCTGGATGATAAGAATGTCAGGCGGCGTTTCCGAGCTTCCAACTTTCAA ACTGTCACTAGGGTGAAACCATACATCTGCACCATGCCACTGAAGTTGGATGAAGGCTGGAATCAAATCCAATTGAATCTCGCTGATTTTACTAGGAGGGCGTATGGAACCAACTATGTTGAGACTTTAAGAGTTCAGGTTCATGCAAACTGCCGTCTGAGAAGGATATATTTCTCTGATCGCCTATACTCAGAAGAGGAACTTCCACCGGAATTTAAACTCTATCTTCCAGTACAGCAG AAAGCATGA